The Eubacteriaceae bacterium Marseille-Q4139 genome has a window encoding:
- a CDS encoding DUF2185 domain-containing protein, producing the protein MEKKEKSTYIKGAGACIVTKSILDGTSRLKWMFREDNGIGNGWCALGDSDSQAYVDDAKNLAVVDFNTLAGIEPVVWDIYFMPYGADLEFRSDAGGKYFVDVKTGAEIREPVKHPMEAAFEKNLKFLNQKEYPPEFFTGLFRENGRLRTVAAGEADFPSGTVVLADPLAYLGTKYQTVLKRRIPAGSYPVVLSVMESEIAGSRVAAAKFRISGRDVKAYEIAEAEGVPGKAAYTFFGVDTGTACFADEAASEEFCRFLEKWRGENPGKNLYADYFEERFRERREDKPGDALRRWDLLCWAIPESGRRLVMFSSGVGDGIYSGYWGLDADGEPAELIVPFLNPEYF; encoded by the coding sequence ATGGAGAAAAAGGAGAAGAGCACATATATCAAGGGCGCCGGTGCATGCATCGTTACAAAATCCATTCTTGACGGGACTTCAAGGCTAAAGTGGATGTTCCGGGAAGACAATGGCATCGGGAACGGCTGGTGTGCCCTCGGTGATTCGGATTCGCAGGCGTATGTGGATGACGCAAAAAATCTTGCGGTTGTGGATTTCAATACGCTTGCCGGGATTGAGCCGGTCGTTTGGGATATCTATTTTATGCCGTATGGAGCCGATCTGGAATTCCGTTCGGATGCGGGCGGCAAATATTTTGTCGATGTGAAGACCGGGGCGGAAATCCGGGAGCCGGTGAAGCATCCGATGGAAGCGGCGTTTGAGAAGAATCTGAAGTTCCTCAATCAAAAGGAGTATCCGCCGGAGTTTTTTACGGGACTGTTCCGGGAAAACGGACGGCTCAGGACGGTGGCCGCGGGTGAGGCTGATTTCCCGTCGGGAACGGTGGTTCTTGCGGATCCGTTGGCGTATCTGGGGACGAAATACCAGACGGTGCTGAAGCGCCGGATCCCTGCCGGAAGTTATCCGGTGGTTCTTTCTGTGATGGAGTCGGAAATTGCAGGCTCCCGGGTGGCCGCAGCGAAGTTTAGGATCAGCGGCAGGGATGTGAAGGCATATGAGATTGCCGAGGCGGAAGGTGTGCCTGGAAAAGCCGCATATACATTTTTCGGCGTAGATACCGGGACGGCCTGCTTTGCGGATGAGGCGGCGTCAGAGGAATTTTGCCGCTTTCTTGAGAAATGGCGTGGGGAAAATCCGGGAAAGAACCTTTATGCGGATTATTTTGAGGAACGGTTCCGGGAGAGACGAGAGGACAAGCCGGGGGATGCGCTAAGAAGATGGGATTTGCTGTGCTGGGCGATCCCGGAAAGCGGGAGACGGCTCGTGATGTTTTCCAGCGGCGTTGGCGATGGCATTTACAGCGGATACTGGGGTTTAGACGCTGATGGGGAACCGGCGGAGCTGATTGTGCCGTTTTTGAATCCGGAGTATTTTTAG
- the rlmD gene encoding 23S rRNA (uracil(1939)-C(5))-methyltransferase RlmD: protein MEIRKNDRFTLEIEDMSEDGAGIGKLDGYIWFVKDALIGDVIEASAMKMKKNYGFARLIKVLKAAPGRVPARCAVARQCGGCQLQELSYEEQLKFKERKVYNHLKRIGGLSNLFLPEEAEAAKDVPGAVLMEPIIGMENPWRYRNKAQYPIGYDKNGELTAGFYAGRTHTLIPVPDCDCLLGCEENQGLLRAILDFMKEYGILAYDETSHSGLVRHVLLRKGFASGELMVCIVINGERLPHAEALVKWLSAMGVQSISCSVNREKTNVIMGTRILNLYGPGYITDSIGNVSYRISPLSFYQVNPVQTERLYGTALEFAGLTGEETVWDLYCGIGTISSFLAQKAKKVYGVEIIPQAIEDARENAKRNGLSNVEFFVGKAEEVLPEQYEKNHIYADVIVVDPPRKGCDSVCLDTIVKMAPKRVVYVSCDSATLARDLKYLGERGYEVRRVRAVDMFPGTGHCEACVEIHRA from the coding sequence ATGGAAATCAGGAAAAACGATAGATTTACGCTGGAAATTGAAGACATGAGCGAGGACGGCGCGGGAATAGGAAAGCTTGACGGGTATATCTGGTTTGTGAAGGACGCGCTGATCGGCGATGTGATCGAGGCATCGGCGATGAAAATGAAGAAAAACTATGGATTTGCCAGGCTTATTAAGGTTTTGAAGGCGGCGCCGGGGCGTGTTCCGGCGCGCTGTGCCGTGGCGAGGCAGTGCGGCGGCTGTCAGCTTCAGGAGCTTTCTTATGAAGAACAGCTTAAATTTAAGGAGCGGAAGGTGTACAACCATTTAAAGCGGATTGGCGGGCTGTCTAATCTGTTTCTGCCGGAAGAGGCGGAAGCGGCAAAAGACGTGCCGGGGGCCGTTTTGATGGAGCCGATCATCGGCATGGAAAATCCGTGGAGATACCGGAATAAAGCCCAGTATCCCATCGGCTATGACAAAAACGGCGAGCTTACGGCAGGATTTTATGCGGGCCGGACGCATACGCTGATTCCCGTGCCGGACTGTGACTGCCTGTTGGGATGCGAGGAAAACCAGGGGCTTTTGCGGGCGATTCTGGATTTCATGAAGGAATATGGGATTTTGGCGTATGATGAGACGTCCCACAGCGGGTTGGTGCGCCATGTGCTTTTGAGAAAGGGCTTTGCCAGCGGGGAGCTGATGGTCTGCATCGTCATCAACGGGGAGCGGCTGCCCCATGCCGAGGCGCTTGTAAAGTGGCTTTCTGCCATGGGCGTGCAGAGTATCTCCTGCTCGGTGAACCGGGAGAAGACGAATGTTATCATGGGAACGCGGATTCTTAACCTGTACGGGCCGGGCTATATTACGGATTCCATCGGGAACGTGAGTTATCGGATCTCGCCGCTTTCTTTTTATCAGGTGAATCCCGTGCAGACGGAGCGGCTTTACGGGACGGCGTTGGAGTTTGCGGGGCTTACGGGCGAGGAGACGGTCTGGGATCTTTACTGCGGCATCGGGACGATTTCATCGTTCCTGGCGCAGAAGGCAAAGAAGGTTTACGGGGTGGAGATCATTCCGCAGGCCATCGAGGACGCCAGGGAGAACGCGAAGCGGAACGGGCTTTCCAATGTGGAATTTTTTGTGGGAAAGGCCGAGGAGGTTCTGCCGGAGCAGTATGAGAAGAACCATATTTACGCCGATGTGATCGTGGTGGATCCGCCGAGAAAGGGCTGCGATTCTGTCTGCCTGGATACGATTGTGAAAATGGCGCCGAAGCGGGTGGTGTATGTGAGCTGCGACTCGGCGACGTTGGCGCGGGATTTGAAGTATTTGGGGGAGAGAGGGTATGAGGTGAGGAGAGTTCGGGCGGTGGATATGTTTCCGGGGACCGGGCATTGCGAGGCCTGTGTCGAAATTCACCGAGCTTAG
- a CDS encoding response regulator transcription factor, whose product MADKQRILIVDDDANIAELISLYLMKECYDTKIVGDGEAALREFHSFKPNLILLDLMLPGMDGYQVCRELRTSSQVPIIMLSAKGEIFDKVLGLELGADDYIIKPFDSKELVARVKAVLRRYQAGPAAAAAAAAEKQQGEYVEYPDLVVNLTNYSVLYKGHSVEMPPKELELLYFLASSPNQVFTREQLLDHIWGYEYVGDTRTVDVHIKRLREKIKDHENWALTTVWGIGYKFEVKR is encoded by the coding sequence ATGGCTGACAAACAGAGAATCTTAATTGTAGACGACGATGCGAATATTGCTGAACTGATCTCTCTGTACCTGATGAAAGAATGCTATGACACAAAAATCGTAGGGGACGGAGAGGCGGCTCTCAGGGAATTTCATTCTTTTAAACCCAACCTGATCCTTCTCGACCTGATGCTTCCCGGCATGGACGGCTACCAGGTCTGCCGGGAGCTTCGGACCAGCTCCCAGGTGCCCATCATCATGCTGTCCGCAAAGGGCGAAATCTTCGACAAAGTCCTTGGGCTGGAGCTGGGCGCCGACGACTATATCATAAAGCCCTTCGATTCCAAAGAGCTGGTGGCCCGCGTGAAAGCAGTTCTCCGCCGCTATCAGGCCGGCCCCGCCGCAGCCGCTGCGGCTGCCGCCGAAAAGCAGCAGGGCGAATATGTGGAATATCCTGATCTCGTTGTGAACCTGACGAATTATTCCGTCCTCTATAAGGGACATTCGGTGGAGATGCCGCCGAAGGAGCTGGAACTCCTCTACTTCCTGGCGTCCTCTCCCAACCAGGTGTTTACAAGGGAACAGCTTTTGGATCACATCTGGGGCTATGAATATGTGGGCGACACGAGAACCGTGGACGTCCACATCAAGCGGCTGCGCGAAAAAATCAAAGATCACGAGAACTGGGCCCTCACAACTGTGTGGGGCATCGGCTATAAGTTTGAGGTAAAACGATGA
- a CDS encoding trypsin-like peptidase domain-containing protein, which produces MTDSPNEKKFMREKIVKPPTNWRRIARRILGLVLIAAIFGAVAAASFVFSRPFAEKFLGKEPQETSIPITIEKDNEPTAPPPTETMEVTTEAPSQSAAEREEVEEIVENAMAKFAWTPENIGRLNQALREIGQNADKCIVTVSPVKTQVDWFDNPVETAGQYAGVILAVNPGEITILTGTAALDEADSIRVIFGDGNVADGQVKQRDTVADMATISVAASGLSESTKNWICAVELGNSYSVKTGDMVIAVGCPAGRVHSVKYGFVSYVAKGVQVADGLTRILCADIDCNAGQGTFLLNLSGQLIGWATEEFESDESPGTAMIVPISEYKGTLQKLSNGISMPYFGIMGQDVNETMQEEGLPEGIYITESIAEGPAYRAGIQNGDILTKIQGEEIGSMQAFQTCLEGLESGETVSVVIQRKGIEEYKEIEYQVVIGAR; this is translated from the coding sequence ATGACGGATTCACCCAATGAAAAGAAATTTATGAGGGAAAAAATCGTAAAGCCGCCGACGAATTGGCGCAGGATCGCAAGACGGATTCTGGGCCTGGTTCTCATTGCCGCTATTTTCGGCGCAGTGGCGGCGGCGAGTTTTGTGTTTTCCAGGCCCTTTGCGGAGAAGTTTCTCGGAAAAGAGCCGCAGGAAACGAGTATCCCGATTACCATAGAAAAAGACAACGAACCAACGGCCCCGCCTCCCACGGAGACCATGGAGGTCACGACGGAGGCGCCCTCCCAGTCCGCAGCAGAGCGGGAGGAGGTCGAGGAGATTGTTGAGAATGCCATGGCGAAGTTTGCATGGACGCCGGAGAATATCGGAAGACTGAACCAGGCGCTCCGGGAGATCGGCCAGAATGCCGACAAATGCATTGTCACAGTGTCGCCGGTGAAAACACAGGTGGACTGGTTCGACAATCCCGTGGAGACGGCCGGTCAGTATGCCGGCGTCATTTTAGCAGTGAATCCCGGCGAGATTACGATTTTAACCGGGACGGCCGCCCTTGACGAAGCAGATTCCATCCGGGTTATTTTCGGGGACGGAAATGTGGCTGACGGGCAGGTAAAGCAGAGGGACACGGTGGCTGACATGGCGACCATAAGCGTCGCTGCGTCGGGGCTTTCGGAATCCACGAAAAACTGGATCTGCGCCGTGGAACTTGGAAATTCCTATTCGGTCAAGACCGGGGACATGGTGATTGCCGTCGGCTGTCCGGCCGGGCGCGTCCATTCGGTGAAGTACGGTTTCGTTTCTTATGTGGCGAAGGGCGTCCAGGTGGCTGACGGCCTGACGAGGATTCTCTGCGCGGATATTGACTGCAACGCCGGGCAGGGGACATTCCTTTTGAATCTTTCCGGCCAGCTGATCGGATGGGCAACCGAGGAATTTGAGAGCGATGAGAGCCCGGGAACTGCCATGATTGTGCCGATTTCCGAATACAAGGGGACGCTCCAGAAGTTAAGCAACGGGATTTCCATGCCGTATTTTGGAATCATGGGCCAGGATGTCAATGAAACCATGCAGGAAGAGGGACTTCCCGAGGGAATTTACATTACCGAATCCATCGCAGAGGGGCCGGCGTACCGGGCCGGGATCCAGAACGGCGATATCCTTACGAAAATACAGGGAGAAGAGATCGGCTCCATGCAGGCGTTCCAGACATGTTTGGAAGGTCTGGAGAGCGGTGAGACGGTCTCGGTTGTGATCCAGAGAAAAGGGATCGAAGAATATAAAGAAATTGAATATCAGGTTGTCATTGGGGCCAGGTAG
- a CDS encoding endonuclease MutS2 has product MNQKVLKTLEFYKIIEKLTEYAHSEPGKQMCRELVPSCDLHEIRENLQETSDAATRVRQKGSLSFAGVRDIRDSLKRLEVGSSLSIHELLSVSGLLTCAARAKNYGRHPESELPDDSLDGMFRMLEPLTNVNAEITRCILSEDEVADDASPGLRHVRRQMKLTADRVHSQLNAILNSSRTLLQDAVITMRDGRYCLPVKSEHKGQFPGMVHDQSSTGSTLFIEPMAVVKLNNELRELEIREQKEIEMVLAALSMELVPYIEPLATNQEVLTKLDFIFAKAALSRHYNCTAPKFNNRGYINIKDGRHPLLDPKTVVPINIYLGKDFDLLIVTGPNTGGKTVSLKTVGLFTLMGQSGLHIPAFDGSELAVFEEVFADIGDEQSIEQSLSTFSAHMTNIVSILEKADSRSLCLFDELGAGTDPTEGAALAIAILSFLHNMKCRTMATTHYSELKVFALTTEGVENACCEFSVETLRPTYRLLIGIPGKSNAFAISKKLGLPDYIIDDARTHLETNDEAFEDLLANLEQSRVTIENERAEIERYKAEINGLKKRLEQKEERLDERKEKLLRNANEEAQRILREAKETADQTIRNINKLAQSSGVGKELEAERSKLREKLDKVDKNLSIKNEKGPKKMISPKKIKIGDGVKVLSMNLKGTVSTLPNAKGDLYVQMGILRSLVNIKDLELLDEPSVSGPGLDSAKKNTGSGKIKMSKSFSVSPEINLIGMTVDEAIPVLDKYLDDAYLAHLPKVRVVHGRGTGALKAGVHRHLKKLKYVQEFRLGDFGEGDTGVTIVTFK; this is encoded by the coding sequence ATGAATCAGAAAGTGCTGAAAACACTTGAATTTTATAAAATTATTGAGAAACTTACGGAATACGCCCATTCGGAGCCGGGAAAGCAGATGTGCCGCGAACTTGTACCGTCCTGCGACCTGCACGAGATCCGGGAAAACCTCCAGGAAACCTCCGACGCCGCGACCCGCGTCCGCCAGAAGGGCAGCCTCTCCTTCGCCGGTGTCCGCGACATCCGCGATTCCTTAAAACGGCTGGAGGTCGGAAGCTCCCTCAGTATCCATGAGCTGCTTTCCGTAAGCGGCCTTTTGACCTGCGCGGCCAGGGCCAAAAACTACGGCCGCCATCCCGAATCGGAGCTGCCGGATGACTCCTTAGACGGCATGTTCCGGATGTTAGAGCCCCTCACAAACGTCAACGCGGAAATCACCCGCTGCATCCTCTCCGAGGACGAGGTGGCCGACGACGCAAGCCCCGGTCTTCGCCATGTGAGACGCCAGATGAAGCTGACGGCCGACCGCGTCCACAGCCAGTTAAACGCCATTTTAAATTCCAGCCGCACGCTCCTTCAGGACGCCGTCATCACCATGCGCGACGGCCGCTACTGCCTGCCGGTAAAGTCTGAGCACAAAGGGCAGTTCCCCGGCATGGTTCACGACCAGTCCTCCACCGGCTCCACGCTGTTCATCGAGCCCATGGCCGTGGTGAAACTGAACAACGAACTGCGGGAACTGGAAATCCGTGAACAGAAGGAAATCGAGATGGTGTTAGCTGCTTTAAGCATGGAGCTGGTGCCGTATATCGAACCGCTGGCAACGAACCAGGAAGTCCTGACAAAATTAGACTTTATTTTCGCCAAGGCTGCCCTTTCGAGGCATTATAACTGCACCGCCCCGAAGTTCAACAACCGCGGCTATATCAACATCAAGGACGGGCGCCATCCGCTTCTTGACCCGAAAACCGTGGTGCCCATTAACATCTACCTTGGAAAGGATTTTGACCTTCTAATCGTCACCGGCCCCAACACCGGCGGAAAGACCGTGTCCTTAAAGACTGTCGGCCTGTTTACCCTCATGGGGCAGTCCGGCCTCCATATCCCGGCCTTTGACGGGTCGGAGTTAGCCGTTTTTGAAGAGGTTTTTGCCGACATCGGTGACGAACAGAGCATCGAGCAGAGCCTCAGTACCTTTTCCGCCCACATGACGAACATCGTCTCCATCCTGGAAAAGGCTGACAGCCGCTCCCTCTGCCTCTTCGACGAGCTGGGCGCCGGCACGGACCCGACGGAAGGCGCGGCCCTTGCCATCGCCATCCTGTCGTTTTTGCACAACATGAAATGCCGTACCATGGCGACGACCCATTACAGCGAATTAAAGGTCTTTGCCCTGACGACGGAAGGCGTGGAAAACGCCTGCTGTGAGTTCAGCGTGGAGACGCTCCGCCCCACCTACCGGCTTTTGATCGGCATCCCGGGAAAGAGCAACGCCTTTGCCATTTCCAAAAAGCTCGGCCTTCCCGACTACATCATCGACGACGCCAGAACCCATCTGGAGACCAACGATGAGGCCTTCGAGGATCTCTTGGCCAACCTGGAACAGAGCCGCGTCACCATTGAAAACGAGCGGGCGGAAATCGAGCGGTATAAAGCAGAGATCAACGGCTTAAAAAAGCGGCTGGAACAGAAAGAAGAGCGGCTGGATGAGCGGAAGGAAAAGCTCTTAAGAAACGCCAACGAGGAAGCACAGCGCATTCTCCGGGAAGCGAAGGAAACGGCCGACCAGACCATCCGGAACATCAACAAGTTAGCACAGTCCTCCGGTGTCGGAAAAGAACTGGAGGCAGAACGCAGCAAGCTTCGGGAAAAGCTTGATAAAGTCGACAAAAATTTAAGCATCAAAAACGAAAAAGGCCCGAAAAAAATGATTTCCCCGAAAAAGATCAAAATCGGGGACGGCGTGAAAGTGCTCTCCATGAACTTAAAGGGAACGGTCAGCACACTTCCCAACGCCAAGGGCGATCTCTATGTACAGATGGGAATCCTGCGCTCCCTCGTAAATATCAAGGATCTGGAGCTTTTGGACGAGCCGTCTGTTTCCGGCCCGGGCCTGGATTCCGCCAAGAAGAACACGGGAAGCGGAAAAATCAAGATGTCCAAGTCCTTCTCCGTATCGCCGGAAATCAACCTGATCGGCATGACCGTGGACGAGGCCATCCCGGTTCTCGACAAGTACCTGGACGACGCCTACCTGGCGCACCTGCCCAAAGTCCGTGTTGTCCACGGCCGCGGCACCGGCGCCTTAAAGGCCGGCGTCCACAGGCATTTAAAGAAACTCAAATATGTCCAGGAATTCCGCCTCGGCGACTTCGGCGAAGGCGACACTGGTGTAACAATCGTAACCTTCAAATAA
- a CDS encoding HD domain-containing protein, with protein sequence MKFIETLREGMHVSGVYLCKTRQIALTKTGKEYGSLTLQDKTGTADAKIWELGSPGISDFNAMDYVFVDADVTVFQGNIQLNVKRIRRADEGEYVPADYLPVTGKDIKQMYHELNQYITTIRNEHLRKLAAGFFVQDAAFAKVFASHSAAKSVHHSFVGGLLEHTLSVVKLCDFFCKQYPLLNRDLLLVAAMFHDIGKTKELSVFPENDYTDEGQLIGHIIIGAQMVQEKINAMPGFPKKLENELIHCILAHHGELEYGSPKKPALIEALALNLADNADAKMETMTEILKGAGDNGGWLGYNRFMESNVRKTGE encoded by the coding sequence ATGAAATTTATTGAAACACTCCGCGAGGGGATGCATGTGTCCGGCGTCTATCTCTGCAAAACAAGACAGATTGCGCTGACGAAGACGGGAAAGGAATACGGTTCCCTGACGCTTCAGGATAAAACGGGAACGGCGGATGCAAAGATATGGGAGCTTGGTTCTCCGGGAATCAGCGATTTTAACGCCATGGACTACGTGTTTGTGGATGCCGACGTTACCGTGTTTCAGGGAAATATCCAGCTCAATGTAAAGCGGATCCGCAGGGCCGACGAGGGGGAATATGTCCCGGCCGATTATCTGCCGGTGACAGGCAAGGACATTAAGCAGATGTACCATGAGCTTAACCAGTACATTACGACGATCCGGAATGAACATCTTAGAAAGCTGGCGGCCGGATTTTTTGTCCAGGACGCGGCGTTTGCCAAGGTGTTTGCCAGCCATTCGGCAGCCAAAAGTGTCCATCACAGCTTTGTGGGCGGGCTTTTGGAGCATACTTTAAGCGTGGTGAAGCTCTGTGACTTTTTCTGTAAGCAGTATCCGCTTTTAAACCGTGATCTGCTTCTTGTGGCGGCCATGTTTCATGACATTGGAAAGACGAAGGAGCTGTCGGTATTTCCGGAAAACGACTATACGGACGAGGGACAGCTCATCGGACATATCATCATCGGCGCCCAGATGGTGCAGGAGAAAATAAACGCCATGCCCGGCTTCCCGAAAAAGCTGGAAAATGAGCTGATCCACTGCATCCTGGCCCATCACGGGGAGCTGGAATACGGCTCGCCGAAGAAGCCGGCCCTCATCGAGGCGCTGGCACTCAATCTGGCGGACAATGCAGACGCGAAGATGGAGACTATGACGGAAATTTTGAAAGGCGCCGGGGACAACGGCGGCTGGCTCGGGTATAACCGGTTTATGGAGAGCAATGTGAGGAAAACCGGGGAATAG